The window AGTGGTGACCATCTCACAGAATCCTTAATTATCCCATTCCATTCATTTCCTCCACCTATATCCAAtcataaaacaatcaaaaagcCTAATTAGTCGGGGCACTAAAATAGTATTATCTATTGATAGGCACAGGCACTTTATTAACCACGCCTTATCTATGATTAGTATTTAAAACGGATTTTAGTTGCTGTTGTTTAGAtatgatgtatatatatataaacaacagTTCACTGTTTGTGTGCCAGATTCATTTTGTAGAGATCATTTTTCTATAACAGCCTTTCTGGTCaaaattataagtaatttgtttCAGAAACTAAAACATTAGAGAAACAAAGGGGTTTATAATAAGGGATTTCATGTAGAAATGAGACCAGTCATATGTTCAACTAGGCATATATACAGTAGAAAACCTAATTGAACTATTAAAATTGTACTATATTTGGGTTGAAGTGATGTCGATCGTTGTGACATGCAATTCCTTATTTGACAATGATAGAGCAATATTGCTATTGATAGTGTCTGATTTAACTTTAGCATATTGCAACAGTTAACATGTTTGAAAACATGTATATTcacatttttgttgttgaatttgAAGTAGAAATCGAAGTAAAGGACATGACTTTGGGGTAGTGCTAACTTCGTAAAATTcagagaaaaaaatttaaaagataaaataaagaaaagaatcAGTTTTTTCTTCGTCAGTTGCTACTAActccatttgaatttcacaaatgtttgttttaaaaaaCGTATATGTTTAATTGTTTTCGTATTTGCCCCTATCCATCTCATGCACCTGCAAATCTAGGGCACAGAATGGATCCCAAGGGGATTTATATTGactaaagattatttattaaataattagaatggTATTTACCTTTTCAGTTTATCAGGATAGTATTTATCTCTTAAGAGAGACTAGTATAAACCATATCTAAGTTGCAccttaatattattaatgattttaaaactGTTACATCTTATCTCAATTTCTCTTggcatctcacccttcccttCTTGATTCACAAACCCTAGAGTTTGATTACTATCACCATcctaaacaaataaatgaaggagtTGGTGATTTATAATTGGATTTTTGTGTCATGTACATACATTTGAGAAGCAGTTTTTGAATATCCAATAACTTGTACTTGAGAAGTTGCTTCCAAACAAGAAGTTGTTTCTCTTTAAGCTTCCAAATCAGCTAAATATCAATCTAGTTGAATTTTGGTgttgttaatatttaattaaattataaattaaatattaatgttcatgtaatatatattaatttaaataatagcccatatttttaaaaaaaggacaaccgcaaacacacttaacctgacgcagaacttgtcgtctgacgggCCCGAACCCAgaaacttagggttagtattcacctcttattgtcgctaggctagaagagggaaTTAATAGCCCATATTTAAACAATTGAAGGAAAGGAGAAACATACAAACATATCAAATAGTGAAGAGAAGAAgtgaaaggaaaagaaaaaaaaaggaaggAAGAAAGCATAGCCTCCAAGTTAGGATGGTGATATGGTTCTGATTTAGAAGAACAAAATGAAATTCACGCCAAAGGCAAACGTAGAATCCTCAAATATCAACCTTAAATCATCAACAAGCTCAATCAAATTTCTCTACCTAAAAGACTCCACAAAATCACTATCCTCATGATGAGTCACAAATTATTTAACCTTAACATACTTCTTCCATCTTTCCCCTACCTTTCCTTTTTGGATAATCGGTATTTTCCCCCTGAACTTTCAGACAATTCTCATATTACTTCATAAAGTCGATGTCTGTATTTTGGTTTGCTCTATTACACAATTGAGAAAAACTGTTTATTGAATTCCCTTTCCTGCAATACGTGCATAATTGCTGCCTTGGCACCCTTCTTAATGATTTTACTAACCATTTACCTTCCATAATTAATTTCTCCTCTTAATTGACGTAATTGTACTTAAATGTATAAAAGATGAGTAATTTCTTAAAATTCCATACTATTAGCACCAAAGTTTTCAACCACTCTACCCCTAACACTACATTGTGGGTTATATAAGGGTTAATGAAGTTATGAGTACTTTCCAAATCCATTATTATCGTTTCCAAAAAAACTAATCCATTAATATGACAACAGGTAGTTTTCCCATGGTTGGTTGGCTTATGTTTCCAATTAAGGCGTGAAAGATTATCCTAGGTTTTATGGTCATTTCATCTAATAGAAGGTTATTTCTCTACAACATTTGGTCCGAAAGGATCATGTGGGGCAGCTTTTAGTTCTTCTCAAGTTAATGCATTCCTGGTAAGCAAATAACTACTTGAACCATGTTTCTAACCTTGCTATTAAAAAGGACTGAGGTAATTTGTACCTTGGTGTTGAAAGTATGTAGTCAATTTAGAAAGAAATGGTTCTTCTGAGTAGAGCCAGCCAATCTTCCACTTCTTTCCCATCAAAGTGAGAGAAGTCAATCTTATAGAGAATCTAGTAGGGGCTTTGTATCATGGGATTGTAGGATTCCTCATCCATCCACCATTTCTAATTTCCTCTTCTGGGATGCTACAGACAAATGAACAGTTGGTAACATATTTTCAAATTGATAAACGTTTTAAGAAGTATATTGAACTCTTTAACTGAATAAGTTCGAACTTAAAGTctcatttttgttgttgtttgagGATGAATATAAAGTGGGTGTTCGCAAGTGCAAGTATGAATGTTCTGTTCTGTTTAGGGTTGTCATGTTCTTTATGCgctatttagaaacaaacttatTTTGTTTCTACATCGGAATCCAGGTCCAGttgataaacaaacaaaatctcATCCACATATGTTTTTAGATTCATAATTTTTGTGTccaagtgttttcaaatgggatGTGTACGACAAAGCATAATTGGAAATGGATCTTGATTATGAAAGTGAATAGACATAGTACTATGCTCTCTACGAGGTAGTTGAGCATTTGTCTGCATAAGACTTTTGTTTGATACAAAAGTCAGCCCTCCAAACTTCAAATGCTCATAATGTTTGTCCCCAAGGCCTTGTTTGAAGTGGGTTTATTTGACATTATTTCCACATAACCCACCATCCAACCTACCATCATATCATCCAAATTatctatcaaaatattaaaatacccatACTTTATTCTTTATTACGTTTTGTAAATTTGAAGACATTTTTGGTCATTTTACTGAAACAATCCCATATCAAACAAGTCTGAATGCTAGAAGGAAtttttggagcttgtttgatcttgggttatttggattatttccaaataatctcCTGTCACATcatatattatttcaacaattaaatcacttaattcaaAATGATccattttactttttataaatttaaatacaaaaatgatattttagtaatttaactcaaatcatttattttgaattttaatccagatttttttttcaaataacccaagatcaaacaagctcttggtGTCATCCTCCTACTAGTAGTCTAGTATTGATGGAGACATTCATTGGATACAAGTTGAGATAATTGAGTATATCCACTCAGCACACTCACAGTCACAACCAATGCAAGTAGAGAAATCAGAAAGGCAAAAGCAAACATTATCATATTATTACTGTTTAGTCTCTCCACTATTCACTCCAAAACCCCACTACATCATCATTACACACACACATCTCCCAAATTGACAATCTTCTATTGCTTTATCACTCCCAAACCACTACATCAGTGAGTATGCACGTTTGCACTAAgttcataaattttaatattgatcACGGGTGTACTTGCATCACCATGGGAGGATCTAAAACTAACGGGCACCTTCATTCCTCACTTAAACCTTTTCCTTCTCAAACATGGcttactactactactacattctcctctgtttcttctgGTTTACTGTCTCCAGCCAATTGGCAAATGCTTCCTCCTTAGCAACCGATAGAACTGCTCtacttcaaatcaaacaaaccatCAAACTTGATCCAAATCTCAAATTATCCAATTGGAATTCCACCACTCACGTCTGCAACTTCACAGGAGTCACCTGCAACATACAAAAACACCATGTAACCCGATTGAATCTCAACAACGCCAACCTCACTGGAATCCTCTCTCCGGCGATTTCAAACCTCTCCCGCCTCCATCGCCTCGATCTAACCAAAAACCACCTCTCCGGCGTTATTCCCCACGACTTCTCCAAGCTCAAACACCTCACACATCTCGTCCTTGAGGGAAACAGTCTAGAAGGACCTATTCCTCATTCTTTCTCACTTCTTACCAGACTCGTCTTGATTAATTTAAAGGAAAATCGGCTGACGGGTACTATTCCTAAGTACTTCTTCTCTAATTGCACCTTGCTTAAAAACGTCGATCTTTCTTTGAACTTTCTTCATGGGGAAATCCCTAATGATATTGGGAATTGTCCTAACCTGTGGAATCTTAATCTCTATAATAATCAGTTCATTGGGGAGATTCCTTTTTCTCTTACGAATGCGTCCACTATGTATAATTTGGATGTCGAGTATAACAAACTTTCCGGTTTATTACCTTCGGAAATTGTCGCAAACCTACCTGAACTCAACTTTCTTCATCTgtcatataataaatttgtcagCCATGATGACAACACGAATCTCGATCCATTCTTCGTTGCACTCCTTAACTGTTCTAAGCTGATAGAGATCGAATTAGCCGGGATGTATCTGGGAGGAAGTTTGCCTAGTTTCATCGGTCAGTTAAGCATTAATCTGCAATATTTGTTACTTGATGAAAATATGATCACCGGTTCACTTCCTTCTGGAATCGTAAATCTGACATCCCTCTTGGGGGTAAACATGTCATCCAATCTTTTAACGGGTTCACTTCCTGATGAAATTAGTGAGTTGAATCTCCTGATAGAACTCGTCTTGTCTCATAATCTCTTTAATGGCTCAATCCCATCTTCATTTGGAAATTTTTTAAGCTTAGGTCATCTTGACCTGTCATTCAACAGATTGTCGGGTGAAATCCCACGAAGCCTTAGTGGTTTGAAGCCATTATATTACCTTTACCTTAATAACAATCTTCTCTCTGGAGAAATACCTCCAAGTCTTGGACTATGCACTCATCTTTCCATATTAGACTTATCCCATAATGAACTGAGAGGAGGAATTCCAATTCAGCTAACAAAATTGCAAGAGATGCGAATATATGTCAATCTTTCGCATAATCTTCTTGAAGGGAGTTTACCGATTGAGCTCAGTAATTTCAAAGATGTTCTCGACATAGATCTTTCTTCGAATAAACTCACTGGAAACATATTCTCTCAGATATCTAACTGCATTGCTCTTGAACTGCTGAATCTCTCCAACAATTCTTTACATGGAGAGCTTCCAGATACGTTAGGTGACCTCGTTAACCTTCGAATATTCGACGTATCAAAGAATCAGTTATCTGGAAATATCCCGACAACGTTAAACAAGCTTCAAATGATTCAATCGTTGGATCTCTCGTTCAACGACTTTAATGGAAGCATTCCTTCAGGTGGGATCTTCGACACCAACTGTATCAACTGTCTATCGTTTCAAGGAAACTATCACCTTTGCGGTAAAAGGAAATTTCAAGGAATTCCCATTTGCCGGCGTAAGAAACGTTACTTTCGTTCAAGTAAGTTCTTGATCATATTCTGTAGTGTTCTCTTGTTTGTCGTGATTTGTTTTCTGTTCGGATGCTGGAAATTTGGAAAGAACATAACTTCATCCTTAAAGGTAAAAGTTGAAAAAAGAAAGCCACCAGCTGATCCACTTCCCAATTTCCCTAGACTAACATATAAGGAACTATCCGATGCCACGGGCGGTTTCGACGAGCAAAGATTACTAGGGTCGGGCAGCTACGGACGGGTCTACAAGGGAATTCTTCCGGATGGTTCACAAATAGCTATCAAGGTTCTTCACGTCCAAACTGGTAATTCAACCAAGAGCTTCAACCGAGAATGCCAGGTTTTGAAGAGGATTCGTCACAGAAACCTGATAAGAATCATAACAGCTTGTAGTTTACCTGATTTCAAAGCCCTCGTTCTTCCTTACATGGCGAATGGAAGCTTGGACAGCCGATTGTACCCTCATCACTTGGAGACGGGATTGAAATCAGGATCTTCGGATTTGAACTTAATACAGAGGGTTCATATTTGCAGCGATATAGCAGAAGGAATGGCTTATCTTCATCACCACTCCCCTGTTAGAGTCATACATTGCGATCTTAAACCGAGTAATGTTCTTCTAAACGATGACATGACGGCTCTTGTATCGGATTTTGGCATCTCTCGGCTTCTGACAACAATTGGAGCTGGAAATGTTCCTGTTGTTGAGAACATGGGGAACTCCACTGCAGATATGTTAAGTGGATCCATTGGCTACATAGCACCAGgtaatatttttcattacttCCTTCAATTATAAAAACACGACGTCATGGTTGATTCTCACTTAAAGCATCTTGATTTTAATCAGGGTCAGTCTTGAGGTAAAGCAACATAGAGGATACTTAATTGACTAGGCTCGAtcattttttgttaatttttaatgttaatatcATATCTCCATTTTCTCTTACAAACACAAGgtggaataaataaataaataaattaaaagtcgCTTAGGGTAGCCTAATTCTCGGGGCCAGCACGGATTATAATGGGGGTTCATCGCAGTGGATATTGTGCTAGCTAGCCTACCccagagaaaaaaaatgtagcTTGAAAAACGACGTCttcatttgaaaaaatcttATTCACACCAtgtaatatttttctatttggGATGAAGTCACAAAATTACAACCCTCAAGCCCCAAATCCTTTTGATGATTTCAGTTATGGCAATGTAGAAAAGTGCAAAAGCACTCGAGACCATAACTTCAAAGAATTGAGTAGAAATGAAAGATGAACTCCCAAGAATTATTGTGATTCAACAAATTGACACATCCATTTGCCAAGGCTGGACTTTGTCTTTCTCCACTAGAATCAATTGTTTGTATAAGAAATCAATAACTCTAGGATTTCCTCTCAGTTGCTCTGTCAATTTAGGTGAATTCAAAGTGCAGCCTAATGAGTTCCGCATAGGTACAAGGTATTGAGGGGGGTATGAGGTTAAAAACACTACCCAGTTAGGAATAACAAACTTCTAGTTAGGCTTGTTTTCCTCCTTTGTATGAAGCATCAATCCTAACATGACATTTAAGATCATTAGCATTTGATATATAGTCTCCACCAACATGTGTTTAATGGTAACAGAATATGCATACGGAGCGATAACATCGATAAAGGGAGATGTTTACAGTTTCGGTGTGCTTGTGCTGGAAATGGTGACGAGAAAGAGACCGACAGACAACAACTTTGGAAACGATGTAAGCCTTCACAGATGGGTAAAGACAAACTCAAACGGAGGAAGAATGGAGAGGGTGGTGGATTCTTCATTAATAAGAGCTTTGAAAGATCAGTCAGctgagatgaagaagatgtgGGAAGTTGCTATTGGAGAGCTGATTGAGCTTGGAATACTTTGCACACTGGATTCTCCATCTGGAAGACCAACCATGCTGGATGCTGCTGATGATTTGGATAGACTCAAGAGGTACTTAAGTGGGGACACAACTAATACATTTGCATCTTCTTTGGGTATATCTTCTTCCACTATTGGTGATGATTGATTGATGATCATTACAATGTAATAAAGCGGGAGTAAGGTAAGGAAAGTGGCCTAATGAGAGGAAGCCCGGCCTATTAAGCGCAGCTAAGCTAATATGCGCCTCCGAAGGCAGGTGCCAAAAAAAACATTCATGAATTGCATATAGAATTTGGAATGTTGAAAATATATGaagttttcttctttttttgtgTGTTCTAGGAGGCATAATGGCATTGTTCATGTTGTGGTGGAGTGGAGTGTAAGTTGTAAGAAAAAGGGTTTTTCAATTATTccaaattgattaaaatatttgttggaACACATAAAGTAAATGTGAATAATATTGAATGAATCTTATCATATCATATGTTGTAAGTGCCATCATGCCTgcttttttcttatattattataggtAATGATTTTGTGAGGTGGCTTAGGCAACTAGGTTATGTCAAGGTCAATCATGTATTTTAAGGAATAATAAATTTGCTGGGTGAAAACagttacaataaaaaaaatgactgGACAATGATCTGAATTGCTTTatggagaaaaaaaagaaagtgaAATCTCTAACTAGTAACTACTAAATGAGTATGGAATAAAATGACTGCTTTTTGCAACTATTAGACCACATAGTAATCCTAATCTCATCATTTTAATCTGGGCCTAACGTCCAACGGACAAGGTCTTGTCCCGGAGATCATAGCGCAAACCTCTCTGTGCTTAGCCGCTACATGATAATTTTCTCCGATCATTTGCAAAAGTTGTCTCGGCTGCCCATCTAagcaaggttttaaaatacgcggtcggACCGTCGGTCCAACCGGTCCGACCGCGAAACGGTTGAGGAGACGGttcaattttttactttaatacggctacctttcgaaccggtcaaaatccggtCCGACCAGACGGTTCGACCGGTAATCCGAACCGGAAATAACCGGTTAGAAAGGTTTCTCCAAAACctgtctctttctctctctgtcTGTACTATTTACCCCTTATTAATTAAGGGTTCaaatgtagttttttttattacttattaaattagatttttagaaataaaaatatatattatattttattttaatataattataaattattaaattgatatCTCTTTTAAGTTATAAGTTTAGGGAGGTGTTTTtgaacataatatttaataagaaaatgtattaaatttagaaaacgtcttaatatttaaaaagtatttgattaattttgcacatgtctaactatatatatatatatatataccaatatatttaaattattttttttaaatttaaaatccgGTTCAAC is drawn from Impatiens glandulifera chromosome 3, dImpGla2.1, whole genome shotgun sequence and contains these coding sequences:
- the LOC124928592 gene encoding putative leucine-rich repeat receptor-like serine/threonine-protein kinase At2g24130, with product MAYYYYYILLCFFWFTVSSQLANASSLATDRTALLQIKQTIKLDPNLKLSNWNSTTHVCNFTGVTCNIQKHHVTRLNLNNANLTGILSPAISNLSRLHRLDLTKNHLSGVIPHDFSKLKHLTHLVLEGNSLEGPIPHSFSLLTRLVLINLKENRLTGTIPKYFFSNCTLLKNVDLSLNFLHGEIPNDIGNCPNLWNLNLYNNQFIGEIPFSLTNASTMYNLDVEYNKLSGLLPSEIVANLPELNFLHLSYNKFVSHDDNTNLDPFFVALLNCSKLIEIELAGMYLGGSLPSFIGQLSINLQYLLLDENMITGSLPSGIVNLTSLLGVNMSSNLLTGSLPDEISELNLLIELVLSHNLFNGSIPSSFGNFLSLGHLDLSFNRLSGEIPRSLSGLKPLYYLYLNNNLLSGEIPPSLGLCTHLSILDLSHNELRGGIPIQLTKLQEMRIYVNLSHNLLEGSLPIELSNFKDVLDIDLSSNKLTGNIFSQISNCIALELLNLSNNSLHGELPDTLGDLVNLRIFDVSKNQLSGNIPTTLNKLQMIQSLDLSFNDFNGSIPSGGIFDTNCINCLSFQGNYHLCGKRKFQGIPICRRKKRYFRSSKFLIIFCSVLLFVVICFLFGCWKFGKNITSSLKVKVEKRKPPADPLPNFPRLTYKELSDATGGFDEQRLLGSGSYGRVYKGILPDGSQIAIKVLHVQTGNSTKSFNRECQVLKRIRHRNLIRIITACSLPDFKALVLPYMANGSLDSRLYPHHLETGLKSGSSDLNLIQRVHICSDIAEGMAYLHHHSPVRVIHCDLKPSNVLLNDDMTALVSDFGISRLLTTIGAGNVPVVENMGNSTADMLSGSIGYIAPEYAYGAITSIKGDVYSFGVLVLEMVTRKRPTDNNFGNDVSLHRWVKTNSNGGRMERVVDSSLIRALKDQSAEMKKMWEVAIGELIELGILCTLDSPSGRPTMLDAADDLDRLKRYLSGDTTNTFASSLGISSSTIGDD